A part of Dryobates pubescens isolate bDryPub1 chromosome 3, bDryPub1.pri, whole genome shotgun sequence genomic DNA contains:
- the ZNF395 gene encoding zinc finger protein 395 produces the protein MASMLSRRLGKRSLLGTRVSAPGALADGVLVATHVPGLQTDLGQAPAHTVLQEDGSCVPTVEESNQVPRLPGHRQPCAGQQVLLTYSGQECAGLVEQHSQLSDKVKVLLPEQGLQTCWRVQDVRLAPLQPPALPAASAPSAAEVLQRSVSSSIDVPKRKADAAVEMDEMVAAMVLTSLSCSPVVQSPPAGESGIPPSRTACDPWKESGDVSDSGSSTTSGHWSGGSDISTPSPPHPAGSPKYTSEALSSPQADDGFETDSDPFLLDEPAPRKRKNSVKVMYKCLWPSCGKVLRSIVGIKRHVKTQHLGDSADSDQWKREEDFYYTEVQVKEETVPEAVATASPTSVSAPIIIQQALPKPEALLVEQPMLEPTLASSTLSQSAPSSFWHIQADHAYQALPSIQIPVSPHIFTSISWATATSTLPSLSPVRSRSLSFSEPQPPTPMLKSHLIVSSPPRVAISTRKVRGEAKKCRKVYGIEHRDQWCTACRWKKACQRFLD, from the exons ATGGCGAGCATGCTGTCCAGGCGTCTGGGGAAGCGCTCTCTGCTTGGCACCCGTGTCTCTGCCCCTGGCGCCTTGGCtgatggggtgctggtggccaccCACGTCCCTGGCTTGCAGACTGACCTTGGCCAGGCACCTGCCCACACGGTGCTGCAAGAGGACGGATCCTGTGTGCCGACAGtggaggagagcaaccaggtgCCCAGGTTGCCCGGCCAccggcagccctgtgctgggcagcaa GTCCTCCTTACCTACAGTGGGCAGGAGTGTGCCGGCCTcgtggagcagcacagccagctgagTGACAAGGtgaaggtgctgctgccagagcagggcttgcagacatgctggagggtgCAGGACGTGCGGCTGGCCccgctgcagccccctgccctgcctgcagccagtgctcccagcgctgcagaggtgctgcagagatctgtgtccagcagcatcGATGTACCCAAGAG GAAAGCTGATGCTGCTGTGGAGATGGATGAGATGGTGGCAGCCATGGTGCTGACgagcctctcctgcagccccgtGGTGCAGAGCCCTCCCGCTGGCGAGAGCGGCATCCCCC CCTCACGGACAGCCTGCGATCCCTGGAAGGAGAGTGGTGACGTCTCAGACAGTGGCAGCAGCACTACCAGCGGGCACTGGAGTGGGGGCAGTGACatctccaccccttctcccccGCATCCTGCCGGCAGCCCCAAATACACCAGCGAGGCCCTGAGCTCTCCCCAGGCTGACGATGGCTTTGAGACCGACTCCGACCCTTTTCTCCTCGATGAACCCGCCCCACGCAAGAGAAAG AACTCGGTGAAGGTGATGTACAAGTGCCTGTGGCCGAGCTGTGGCAAGGTCCTGCGCTCCATCGTTGGCATCAAGCGGCACGTCAAGACTCAGCACCTTGG GGACAGTGCAGATTCTGACCAGTGGAAGCGGGAGGAGGATTTCTACTACACTGAAGTGCAGGTGAAGGAAGAGACAGTGCCAGAGGCGGtggccactgccagccccacatcTGTGTCTGCTCCCATCATCATCCAGCAAGCCCTTCCAAAGCCAGAGGCGCTACTGGTTGAGCAGCCAATGCTGGAGCccaccctggccagcagcaccctgagccAGTCAGCACCCAGCTCCTTTTGGCACATCCAAGCTGATCATGCCTACCAG GCGTTGCCCTCAATCCAAATTCCAGTGTCCCCTCACATCTTCACCAGCATCAGCTGGGCCACTGCCACTTCGACTCTCCCATCCCTGTCACCG GTGCGGAGCCGGTCACTCAGCTTCAGTGAGCCCCAGCCGCCAACACCAATGCTTAAGTCCCACCTGATCGTCTCCTCACCACCCAGAGTGGCCATCAGCACCAG GAAAGTCCGTGGTGAAGCCAAGAAGTGCCGTAAGGTGTACGGCATCGAGCACCGGGACCAGTGGTGCACGGCCTGCCGGTGGAAAAAAGCCTGCCAGCGCTTCCTGGACTGA